One region of Colius striatus isolate bColStr4 chromosome 26, bColStr4.1.hap1, whole genome shotgun sequence genomic DNA includes:
- the LOC133627876 gene encoding uncharacterized protein LOC133627876, translating into MDIEEMFFHLCEEVARLQDLCSKQGKLLQKLTARRGPILDLPVSLPIQCTEGMAPGEGGRQQDGHQKCSEALAASASATEGSAHPLAQPQAASTLPTFSTFVSGAASDPICSNGSGGVALAMALGSSKAERRDKVDVETWLKSCQMLPTMQKEGVRACCSPQELVAPNPGAGDSFLTLLDLYEAPETLQGEDVPSQSALLAEAKVPVEIRGPGKPSWTPRWVLEDGTLGQGTVLTSEDAQVCDICQEIFPLDAGGQEDYLKHILTHMK; encoded by the exons ATGGACATAGAAGAAATGTTCTtccatctctgtgaggaggttgccaggctgcaggatctTTGCAGCAAGCAGGGCAAGCTCCTCCAGAAGCTGACAGCCAGGAGAGGACCCATCCTTG ATCTCCCTGTGTCGCTGCCGATCCAGTGCACGGAGGGAATGGCccctggggaagggggaaggcaACAGGATGGCCATCAGAAATGCTCAGAGGCCCTGGCAGCCAGTGCCTCTGCCACAGAGGGCTCTGCTCAccccctggcacagccacaaGCTGCCAGCACGCTGCCCACCTTCAGCACCTTCGTGTCAGGCGCTGCCAGCGACCCCATCTGCAGCAATGGAAGTGGAGGAGTGGCTCTTGCCATGGCTCttggcagcagcaaagcagagaggagagacaAGGTGGATGTAGAGACGTGGCTGAAAAGCTGTCAGATGCTTCCTACCATGCAGAAGGAGGGAGTGAGAGCTTGCTGCAGCCCACAGGAGCTGGTGGCACCAAACCCAGGTGCTGGGGACTCCTTCCTCACTCTTCTGGACCTTTATGAAGCCCCAGAAACCCTTCAGGGGGAAGATGTTCCCAGCCAAAGTGCTTTGCTTGCAGAGGCAAAAGTTCCAGTAGAGATCAGAGGACCTGGGAAG CCCTCCTGGACACCACGCTGGGTGCTGGAGGATGGGACCCTCGGACAGGGCACTGTCCTCACCTCTGAGGATGCTCAGGTGTGTGACATTTGCCAGGAGATTTTCCCCTTGGATGCAGGAGGCCAAGAGGACTATTTAAAGCACATCTTAACACATATGAAGTAG